One segment of Dama dama isolate Ldn47 chromosome 15, ASM3311817v1, whole genome shotgun sequence DNA contains the following:
- the LOC133070573 gene encoding large ribosomal subunit protein uL24-like, with protein MKFNPFVTSDRSKNRKRHFNAPSHIRRKIMSSPLSKELRQKYNVRSMPIRKDDEVQVVRGHYKGQQTGKVVQVYRKKYVIYIERVQREKANGTTVHVGIHPSKVVITRLKLDKDRKKILERKAKSRQVGKEKGKYKEETKKEKKKRKKQLRRCRNKVILSTAFIKNR; from the coding sequence ATGAAGTTCAATCCCTTTGTGACTTCTGACCGAAGCAAGAATCGAAAGAGGCATTTCAATGCGCCTTCCCACATTCGCAGGAAAATTATGTCTTCTCCTCTTTCTAAAGAGCTAAGACAGAAGTACAACGTTCGATCCATGCCCATCCGAAAGGATGATGAAGTTCAGGTTGTACGAGGGCACTACAAAGGGCAGCAAACTGGCAAAGTAGTCCAGGTGTACAGGAAGAAATACGTCATCTACATTGAACGAGTGCAGCGGGAGAAGGCTAACGGCACAACTGTCCATGTGGGCATTCACCCCAGCAAGGTGGTTATCACCAGACTAAAACTGGACAAAGACCGCAAAAAGATCCTCGAACGTAAAGCCAAATCTCGCCaagtaggaaaggaaaagggcaaatataaggaagaaacaaaaaaagaaaaaaaaaaaaggaagaaacaattgagaagatgcaggaaTAAAGTCATCTTGTCTACAGCTTTCATTAAAAAccgttaa